A window from Sinanaerobacter sp. ZZT-01 encodes these proteins:
- a CDS encoding cation diffusion facilitator family transporter, with amino-acid sequence MVSLLIRLLIKDYENIASQSVQKSYAKLCSAIGILLNTLLFTVKLFSGLISGSTAIITDGFNNLADAVTSIASFLGFCLAGIGSGENHLFGHGRYEWLMGFLSALAVLVMGTTLAKNSITSIRIPQNIEFSWMIVFLLICSILVKLYMFFYNKNIACKINSSAMKATASDCISDMAATTAIMISLIVQYFTGWKIDGWCGLLVSFFIMFSGLKSMMEIVERLLGQTPDKDLVDKITTIIMQYSQVKGINSLIIHDYGLGHYVASMHIEGEEENSAILSDIANEISYKLYLQMDCDTTIQIDYLDTDPVLYDLIYKKAEQEIQKFEANGKIKSLRIVKSGLHKNVLFIISGSRKLQKKQDQVRVSINQSILSVNSNCRVITKIVIAALHSKK; translated from the coding sequence ATGGTGTCTTTGCTGATTCGACTATTGATAAAGGATTATGAGAATATTGCGTCACAATCAGTACAGAAGTCCTATGCGAAGCTTTGCAGCGCTATAGGGATTTTACTAAATACTCTTTTATTTACAGTTAAATTATTTTCAGGGCTTATAAGCGGATCAACGGCTATTATAACGGATGGTTTTAACAATTTAGCAGATGCAGTTACTTCCATAGCTTCGTTTCTTGGCTTTTGCTTGGCCGGAATTGGATCTGGCGAAAATCATTTATTCGGGCACGGCAGGTATGAATGGCTGATGGGATTTCTATCTGCACTTGCAGTACTTGTAATGGGCACTACATTAGCAAAAAACTCCATTACATCAATACGTATCCCTCAAAACATAGAATTCAGCTGGATGATAGTATTTTTACTTATTTGTTCCATTCTTGTGAAGCTGTATATGTTTTTTTACAATAAGAATATTGCATGTAAAATAAATTCCTCCGCCATGAAAGCGACTGCTTCTGACTGCATCAGTGATATGGCAGCAACAACAGCTATTATGATTTCGCTTATTGTACAGTATTTTACCGGATGGAAAATTGATGGCTGGTGCGGATTGCTGGTTTCTTTTTTTATTATGTTTTCAGGTCTGAAATCCATGATGGAAATTGTAGAAAGATTGTTAGGGCAAACACCGGATAAAGACTTAGTTGATAAAATTACAACTATTATTATGCAGTATTCCCAAGTCAAAGGTATCAACAGCCTGATCATTCATGATTATGGTCTTGGACATTATGTAGCTTCCATGCATATTGAGGGAGAGGAAGAAAACAGTGCCATTTTAAGCGACATCGCCAATGAAATTTCTTATAAACTTTATCTGCAAATGGATTGTGACACAACAATACAAATTGATTATTTAGATACCGATCCCGTTCTGTATGACTTGATATATAAAAAAGCGGAACAAGAAATTCAAAAATTCGAAGCGAATGGTAAGATAAAAAGTTTGCGAATCGTAAAATCGGGATTACATAAAAATGTTCTATTCATAATTTCAGGATCAAGAAAGCTGCAAAAGAAACAAGATCAAGTTAGAGTATCAATAAATCAATCCATACTTTCAGTCAATAGCAATTGTAGGGTAATCACGAAGATTGTTATTGCAGCTTTACATTCAAAAAAGTAA
- a CDS encoding metal-dependent transcriptional regulator, whose amino-acid sequence MCSLKLHQSGEDYMKTILLLHKQSHEVRNVDIAEAMGYSKPSVSHMIKNLKQLHYVTAIENNICLTADGLQYANKIYARYCTIRDLLIYLGVSLKTAEKDACCMEHIISDETFEALKNQLAKRGGMINGVFADSTIDKGL is encoded by the coding sequence ATGTGTTCTTTGAAATTACACCAGTCAGGAGAGGATTACATGAAAACAATTTTACTGCTTCATAAGCAATCGCATGAGGTTAGAAATGTAGACATTGCCGAAGCTATGGGATATTCAAAACCGAGTGTAAGCCATATGATAAAAAATTTAAAACAACTTCATTATGTTACTGCTATCGAAAATAATATATGCCTCACTGCGGATGGACTGCAGTATGCGAATAAAATTTATGCACGGTACTGTACAATTCGAGATTTGTTAATCTATCTGGGAGTTTCACTGAAAACAGCAGAAAAAGATGCCTGCTGTATGGAACATATCATAAGTGATGAAACGTTTGAAGCACTGAAAAATCAATTAGCGAAGAGAGGAGGGATGATAAATGGTGTCTTTGCTGATTCGACTATTGATAAAGGATTATGA
- a CDS encoding TetR/AcrR family transcriptional regulator — MELSKNKFTEGENGRSRKIRISKEPDERRQEIIETALEMFSEKGYENTTIQDIAEKMNVSPGLCYRYFKSKTEIFAATSEYYAIQAVEQMKIPISQDIPAIEKLNLVINRMFDFSVNHHEYESRYNEGSSIRAILLDDVAYQWMTVMIPIIEQGVKEKTFSCSNAPRTAQFLITGLIHTFHAEMPTENAKEYMQSFFDFTQDMLVRVLGIKAN, encoded by the coding sequence ATGGAATTGTCAAAAAATAAATTCACAGAGGGCGAGAATGGTCGTTCTCGTAAAATACGAATATCGAAAGAACCGGACGAACGCCGTCAGGAAATTATTGAAACAGCATTAGAGATGTTTTCTGAAAAAGGTTATGAAAATACAACCATTCAAGATATTGCTGAAAAGATGAATGTATCTCCTGGACTATGTTACCGTTATTTTAAATCTAAAACGGAAATATTTGCGGCAACTTCAGAATATTATGCAATACAAGCGGTAGAACAAATGAAAATTCCAATATCACAGGATATCCCAGCAATTGAAAAATTGAATCTTGTCATAAACCGCATGTTTGATTTTTCGGTGAATCACCATGAGTATGAATCGAGATATAATGAGGGATCAAGCATTAGGGCAATTCTGTTGGATGATGTAGCCTATCAATGGATGACTGTAATGATACCGATTATAGAACAAGGGGTGAAAGAAAAAACTTTCAGTTGCAGCAATGCTCCTAGAACTGCTCAATTTTTGATTACCGGTCTGATACACACGTTCCACGCAGAAATGCCAACTGAAAATGCGAAGGAGTATATGCAATCCTTTTTTGATTTTACGCAAGATATGCTGGTACGCGTTTTAGGAATCAAGGCAAATTAG